Within the Trichoderma breve strain T069 chromosome 3, whole genome shotgun sequence genome, the region TCAAATTGCCTGCTAAAATTAGGACTATTGGAGCCCCCATATCGATATGTGAATTCCTGGTTGCCGTATTTTATTCTCTCAATcgctttctctttctccacGTTTGTCACTAGTGATCAGACATTTCTTCAACAGTAGCTGCCTTATACTCACATTGTGAACTCTACAACAACGCAAAATTTTGAGCCCATCAGAAGCAGAAATTCTTTCTCATCGTATTTCACAGTGAGCAATGTACTTATGGGGATTGCTGTGTTTTCGTGTACAAGTACCATTCTGGTACCAAGATGCTTGCCAATATCGAGAAATGAAGCGCCTGCAAAGTGCCGTGTCTTGAGCAATTGCCAAGTTTGCCACGCAATATAGACCCAGCTAGGATAATAGTGGGTGCAGTATTCGAAATGCCTAAAGAATGCAATATGaccatttttctttgtcggCAGTTGAGAAAGACACTTGACAGGTGGCAGCAGCATTGAAGTATAAGTAATAGATCACTTACCTGCGTGCCTCACAAACTTCTGATGTCGTAAAAACTCTATTGCAAAAGCCGTCGCGGTTGTCTTCTACATCCACCCATTCATTCGTCCATTCACCCCATAGATTAACAAATGTTTTGAATGGTTCTGAAACCAAATGGGTGGTCGATGAATGAAGAGTGGAAGGCCTTTGGCTAGCGGCGCGTGCATGATGAAGGGGAGAATCGGAGCCAGATGAAATGTGAAGTTTCAGGCAATGAACTTATAGCTTGAACATGTGTTTATCCCTCAAAATACTCTATCCATTGACCCCATGCTGAAGGACTCAGTGATGAGCTTGAATCGTCAACAGAGGGTCTGGTTCCACCTTTTACGCTTGTTCGTAGCTCACGGAGACTAAGTATAAGAAGCCCACTACGACTCCATacaagcacatacgaccatatcCATTGGAAAATacggggtcccgtctgctcccccagaGTCAAGCCAATGAGaggcagattagtagttgagtgggtgaccatcagcgaacaccggctgttgtatgttttgcAGTTTTTTTGGTCGCTGTTTTGTAGTTTTTTTTGCGGTTGCTGCTCCGTAATCTTGAACATATCCATTATACGGAGTTGCAGGCTCAAATGGCATTGAGTTGGTGGGGCTCGCTACAATAATACGAGCACCGGGGACAGCGAACCATTGTCATTTTAGGTGTTAAAGCGCTCTGGAAACCGGGGGCGGACCTTGAGCTCACTCTCCGTATTACATACAAAAGACACGAGTAATCCACTGCTATCCCTGGATAAGCAGAACTAGCAGCGATCACTTACAGGGCACCCGTTTAAGCTATAAGCACATATATAACTGACAGCCCGTTTCGTGAATCAATGAACAAAGGGGTAGCCTCTCCTCGAGCGTTCAAGTTTACCCAACATTCCCTGGATTCGCTCTTTCTGGTGGCGGCGGATTGACTCTCAATCTTGACAACAGCAACGTGAATACAATACTGCTCTTTGCCATCATGCCTGGTGTCAGAAACATCTCAGCATCTTTACTGCTTGCCGGCCAAGCCGCTGTCAACATCCTGCCGGACAATGTATTCAACGTTCCCTTGACGCGGATCATGAACCTGGAGTATTACGGCATGGAGTTCGAAGTTGGCAATCCTCCTCAGCGGTCTTTTCTCAAAATCGACACCGGCAGTCCCACGATTGGCTTTATCTCACCGCGGAGCAACATGTGCCTGCGTCCGGAGCATCCGTGTGATCCTCTGGGAACTTACGATAACCTCACTTCGTCAACAGCGGTGGTGGCATTCCCAGGCAGCTATCCCAACTACAACGATGGACTGCTGGACGGCGGCAGAGGTATCTTTGTCAATGACACGCTTCGATTTGCAGGCGTTTGCGTTGATGATTTTGTTCTTGGCTCGACCGATAGCTTCAACCTCGATGTTCGGCTGTCGCAGTCCAACCCGTTTGCAGGTATCATGGGCTTGAACGCTTTGTGTTTCGGGTCCCAGTGCGACGTCTACCCGACTTTGGTTCAACAGCTTTCGGACCGTGACATTTTGAAGACTCGTGCGTTTAGCATCTACCTAGGCCAGGATGAACCGCACGCAactggccatcttctcctgggTGGTGTGGACGAAGGTAAGAGGGATGGGCCCGTCTTTACACAGAAATTAGATTCGCCATGGGAGGTTGAGTATTCGTCCTTTACACTGGACAAGGACGGAGAGAAGACGGTGTGGCCTATAGAGCCCGGAAACACAGTCAGTTGGGACACGGGTGCGGCCTATTTTGGTCTGCCCACGGCTGTGTTCAACGCTGTTGCTGCCGTTCTTGAGCTTCCTGCAAACGTTACTTCGACTCAGGATCCGTATGAGGTGGACTGCAAGCACCGCGACATTGTTGACACAGTCCTTGAAGTCGGATTCCCAGGCAATGGAACCATCAAGATACCCGTGGGCCGCCTGGTCACGACGCTCGACTCAGGCAAATGTGTCACTTATGCGCTGAATGGAATTGGTGGCCCTGGGGAGACGGATATTGCGACCAACTTTGGAGCGCCTTTCCTTCGCAGTGTTTATGCAACTTACAACCTGGACACTCTGGAGCTGACTTATAGCCAGGTGAAGTATACAGATGAGGAGCGGATTGTGGCGATTCCCGCAGCTAATTAGGAAAGCTTGGTGGAAGAGCTGCTGTGTTACGCGAGCATATTAAAATAGACCTTAATGATAATCCTGTCTCTACTATACAATTATTCTTAACGATATCATGCGATTGAGTAAGAGTGAGATCCCAAAATACTGTAGGGTCTTGCTCTCCCTTGGCACTAGCGAATGGAGAACTATTCTGCATTTATGGAGCAatcttacatgtactttcGTGAGCCTAGCTATCTGTTGCTGTCCCTTGGAAGGCCTTGCAAGAAAGCAGATACGAAATGCCGCCAAGATACTGTTCTGGACCGTTATCCTGAACTATGTATTCTATCTCTTCGTAGCGCCGGAAGTCGGAATTAAAGATGCAGTGAGATCTTTATCTTGTACCACTTTTCGGTACCATTGAAACTTCTTACATGGATAAGTGCAAGATGTCGCCGCCAACCCTCTCTAACACTCAAAgcatgcatatgcatttTGAAGTTTACATTCAATGCCACCTGAAATATGACTGTTCGTAATCAATAGTATTGTAGTAATGTGCTTAGCATTTTCATAGAGAAGCCCTGAAAATATACGTATTCAATGGATTGTTTCAAGGGAGCTCGAAGTGGCTGAGCCATCAATATTGCGTTGAACACAGTGGGCGATTCGTCATTAACCGCCGAAATGCACCAACGCTGCCATAGTCTAGTTTACCAAGATTTGTGTAAGCTGGTATATGCAACCAACTGGCGAATTAACTACTAGTAAGCAAGCCACTAGGCCTGTTTAAAGTCGGGAACTCCTCACATGTCGAATCCTTCGACGATAGGATTATCACGCAGATCGAGAGCGTGCTTTAATATCCCTCATTCTATTGTCAAATACAGTCGATTGCCAAAAAAGCCATCATTAACTTGAAAATCAGTTGAAATTAATACTAGGAACCGCCATGAGCCCTATACTGAGCGTGTCTACAAAAATTGAGATCGCGGCGtctccagctgctgtccGATCAGTGGTACGCAAAAAATCTACCTTTACCCATGGCAAACATCATGATAGAATCGCCCTGTGTACTGAATATTCGCTTGCAGTTCCTAGACTTTGCCCGATACACGCAATGGAAGCCAGGCTGGATCATTCAGCCGGTTGACGCTAACAAGCAGCCACTCGACCTGAAacctggtgatggcctcaaaGTCAGCATGGACGGAAAGGCTCATAACCCAGTGGTAGTGGTAGGTTTCAATGTGACTGGAATGATGAGCAATAGATGTGCTAAATCGCGAAAGGAAAACTCGCCCAAATCTTTCCAATGGGAAGGATCACTGTTTGGGCTTGGAAAAGGCGTCCATCAGTTTCACTTTGAACCAAGCGAAACGAATCCAGGAGGCACCACGTTTACACAAGGAGAGGACTTTCGAGGACTCCTGATCACACTCTCCTCGCCATGGTGGAGTGGAAGGAAGTTTGACATGGACCCTTGGGATAAATTCAATGCCGATCTGAAGAACGAGGTGGAGAAGTCTTCGAACTAGGGCTCCAGGCGCATTTCACTTTCTTCTAAGCGCCCAAAGACACAGAAGGCTGCTCTCATCTGCTACAAAACTAGCAGGCTGACCGGCCAAAGAGTTATCTCGCTCTTCGTCCTCATATAGTACTTTGCTTTCCGTTATATAGCAATTCTACTACTATCACCatcacatacgaccataggtagaggagaattcggggtcccgtctgctcccccatagacaagcctctaaccggcagattagtagttgagtgggtgaccatcagcgaacaccggctgttgtatgtttttttctttttggtaGTCTTGA harbors:
- a CDS encoding polyketide cyclase / dehydrase and lipid transport domain-containing protein — encoded protein: MSPILSVSTKIEIAASPAAVRSVFLDFARYTQWKPGWIIQPVDANKQPLDLKPGDGLKVSMDGKAHNPVVVENSPKSFQWEGSLFGLGKGVHQFHFEPSETNPGGTTFTQGEDFRGLLITLSSPWWSGRKFDMDPWDKFNADLKNEVEKSSN
- a CDS encoding eukaryotic aspartyl protease domain-containing protein; protein product: MPGVRNISASLLLAGQAAVNILPDNVFNVPLTRIMNLEYYGMEFEVGNPPQRSFLKIDTGSPTIGFISPRSNMCLRPEHPCDPLGTYDNLTSSTAVVAFPGSYPNYNDGLLDGGRGIFVNDTLRFAGVCVDDFVLGSTDSFNLDVRLSQSNPFAGIMGLNALCFGSQCDVYPTLVQQLSDRDILKTRAFSIYLGQDEPHATGHLLLGGVDEGKRDGPVFTQKLDSPWEVEYSSFTLDKDGEKTVWPIEPGNTVSWDTGAAYFGLPTAVFNAVAAVLELPANVTSTQDPYEVDCKHRDIVDTVLEVGFPGNGTIKIPVGRLVTTLDSGKCVTYALNGIGGPGETDIATNFGAPFLRSVYATYNLDTLELTYSQVKYTDEERIVAIPAAN